From Halobacillus sp. Marseille-Q1614, the proteins below share one genomic window:
- a CDS encoding LytTR family DNA-binding domain-containing protein, protein MNVKIDLDGNYDQTSVTIHAKEWSEELEQLVQMINGSQRKRLIGMEGAQSVLLHPEDIEYVYSESGKVFAVMGKRSVELKMKLYEVEEYLKSYQFGRFSKSVIGSINHIQKFELSFNGNLCVYFTSGNKEYVSRRYVRSLKEQLTGGGN, encoded by the coding sequence GTGAATGTAAAAATTGACTTAGATGGGAATTATGATCAGACATCAGTTACCATTCATGCTAAAGAGTGGAGTGAGGAGCTTGAGCAGCTTGTACAAATGATCAATGGATCTCAGCGTAAACGTTTGATTGGCATGGAAGGCGCGCAGTCTGTGTTACTCCATCCTGAAGACATTGAGTATGTATATTCAGAAAGTGGAAAAGTTTTTGCCGTGATGGGGAAACGAAGTGTAGAGCTTAAGATGAAGCTGTATGAAGTAGAAGAGTATTTAAAGTCTTATCAATTTGGGCGGTTTTCAAAGTCTGTGATTGGAAGCATCAATCATATTCAGAAGTTTGAGTTATCGTTTAATGGAAACCTGTGCGTTTACTTTACTTCTGGAAACAAAGAATATGTCTCTCGCCGATATGTTCGAAGTTTAAAAGAACAATTAACCGGAGGAGGAAACTAA
- a CDS encoding DUF3021 domain-containing protein translates to MSFHIVERILIGCGFAAIFTFAALTIMLVNDVQSGVALIWKNMLGSILMGVYFSIASLIFEKEDWSLLKQTALHFILSVAVFYTIAAFTGWVPFTWGALLIGTAIFIAVYFIFWFFIGRYLKKMTADMNKSVS, encoded by the coding sequence ATGAGTTTTCATATCGTAGAAAGAATATTGATTGGGTGTGGGTTTGCTGCTATTTTTACATTTGCCGCATTAACGATCATGCTGGTCAATGATGTCCAGTCTGGTGTGGCCCTAATTTGGAAGAATATGCTTGGCAGTATACTAATGGGCGTTTATTTCAGTATCGCTTCCTTAATCTTTGAAAAAGAAGACTGGAGCCTGCTCAAACAAACGGCACTCCACTTTATATTGTCCGTTGCCGTGTTTTATACGATTGCTGCTTTTACAGGCTGGGTGCCGTTTACATGGGGAGCTCTTCTAATCGGCACAGCGATATTTATAGCCGTCTATTTTATTTTTTGGTTTTTTATCGGACGTTATCTAAAGAAAATGACAGCCGATATGAACAAAAGTGTCAGTTAA
- a CDS encoding lipoate--protein ligase family protein encodes MENIHYLLHPSIYRFIDQSSMGPTFSALQSFAVDDALAISVGEQDSPTAARLWVHHDTIVLGIPDARLPHISEAIDYLKQEGYQVVVRNSGGLAVVLDEGVLNLSLIFPDSKKVNIHEGYEAMVDFIQHLFSDLTDEIEAYEITRSYCPGTYDLSIGGKKFAGISQRRVKNGSAVQIYLDVTGSGATRANLLKNFYKIGINGESTRFQYPDIDPGVMDSLNELLGADLTVEDVRNRILFQLNDWCDKIVTDSLQGEEIENFTKRFEQMIVRNKKALEQIEE; translated from the coding sequence ATGGAGAATATTCATTATTTACTGCACCCATCAATCTACCGTTTCATCGACCAAAGCAGCATGGGGCCTACGTTTTCAGCGCTCCAGTCATTTGCCGTTGATGACGCGTTAGCTATATCCGTCGGCGAACAGGATTCCCCGACCGCGGCCCGGCTTTGGGTGCATCACGATACAATCGTGCTTGGAATCCCGGACGCACGTCTCCCTCACATTTCAGAAGCCATCGATTATTTAAAACAGGAAGGATACCAGGTTGTCGTCCGTAATTCAGGCGGGCTCGCCGTTGTTTTAGATGAAGGCGTGCTCAACCTATCTCTTATTTTTCCCGACTCTAAAAAGGTTAACATCCATGAAGGCTATGAAGCTATGGTTGATTTTATCCAGCACCTGTTCAGTGACCTGACTGACGAGATTGAAGCTTACGAAATTACCCGTTCTTACTGCCCGGGCACCTATGATTTAAGCATTGGTGGTAAAAAGTTTGCCGGAATCTCACAGCGACGAGTTAAAAATGGGTCGGCGGTTCAAATATATTTAGACGTGACAGGAAGCGGAGCCACGCGTGCTAATCTGCTTAAGAACTTTTACAAGATCGGCATCAATGGAGAGTCGACCCGCTTTCAATACCCGGACATAGACCCAGGAGTGATGGATTCTCTGAATGAATTATTAGGAGCTGATTTAACGGTCGAAGATGTACGAAACCGTATCCTTTTCCAGCTGAATGACTGGTGCGATAAGATTGTTACCGATTCGTTACAAGGGGAAGAGATCGAAAATTTCACTAAACGATTTGAACAGATGATCGTCCGCAATAAAAAAGCACTGGAGCAGATAGAAGAATGA